A single window of Chitinophaga sp. XS-30 DNA harbors:
- a CDS encoding tetratricopeptide repeat protein: MIKRIWMLVCLISVLSATAQQQAVDSLRKMLDGHPGQDTVRLHLLNELAFAYYAVDPAEGVTIAEEAIALARRIDHPRLLAAAYNSKGTNLWAKGEDSLAMEAGETALGIHQKAGNKLGAAKALNNLALNYYNLSDFGKALEYHETALALFRELNHHTGIAHSFSNMGVVYLSLSDYPKALRHFLNGARYWENGDSAALANTYLNVGLVYKNMKDYPRAMQYASDALDIYVRIGQKQGEANACGNLGTISSENGDTAAALRYYERALELNNAIGNKRRIASDLVNIAVAYRKMNDIPAAAAYLQKGLQLYEQTNDKENTAFTLINLAGLYPHAPTTLPTLRKALRLAEEAGSLQNQSLAWETMSKTYERSGRHAAALDAYRRHILLRDSIYNSAKTKEVARQQIQFEFEKKEALLKAAHEKDNALAQAEIERRKAIEVAIMAGAIILLAASAAGYALFRKKRNAEFRAKIADTEMKALRAQMNPHFIFNSLNAISNFIDRNEPQLADDYLMRFSKLVRMILENSGLKEISLTDDLQALQLYLELEALRLKDRFTYEVKVDEAVDPDNTLVPPLILQPFVENSIWHGVSKRENGGRILIDIRQHDGKLRCRIADNGPGRNSGKPAEAGKRSLGTHITQSRIDILNAQQNGGADITFTDMPQGLQVTVSLPLMLKF, encoded by the coding sequence ATGATAAAAAGAATATGGATGCTGGTCTGCCTGATCTCTGTCCTCAGCGCCACTGCGCAACAACAGGCGGTAGATTCCCTGCGGAAAATGCTGGATGGGCATCCCGGGCAGGACACCGTACGGCTGCATCTCCTGAATGAACTGGCCTTTGCGTATTATGCCGTTGATCCGGCCGAGGGAGTCACCATCGCGGAAGAAGCCATTGCCCTGGCCCGGCGGATAGATCACCCCCGCCTGCTGGCAGCCGCCTACAACAGCAAGGGCACGAACCTCTGGGCGAAAGGGGAAGACTCCCTGGCGATGGAAGCCGGAGAGACCGCCCTGGGCATTCATCAAAAAGCAGGCAACAAGCTCGGCGCTGCCAAGGCATTGAATAACCTGGCGCTGAACTATTACAATCTCTCTGATTTCGGCAAAGCGCTGGAATACCATGAAACAGCGCTGGCGCTCTTCCGGGAACTGAACCATCATACCGGTATCGCACATTCCTTTTCCAATATGGGCGTTGTGTATCTCTCCCTTTCGGATTACCCGAAAGCGCTCCGGCATTTTCTGAATGGTGCGCGCTACTGGGAAAACGGGGACAGCGCGGCGCTGGCGAATACTTATCTGAATGTGGGCCTGGTGTACAAGAACATGAAAGACTATCCCAGGGCCATGCAGTACGCCAGCGATGCGCTGGATATCTACGTACGCATCGGCCAGAAGCAGGGAGAAGCCAATGCCTGTGGCAATCTCGGCACCATCAGCAGCGAGAACGGCGATACGGCAGCTGCCTTGCGATATTATGAACGGGCGCTGGAACTGAACAATGCCATCGGCAATAAACGCCGGATAGCCAGCGACCTGGTGAACATTGCCGTGGCCTACCGGAAAATGAACGATATCCCGGCCGCGGCCGCCTACCTGCAAAAAGGCCTGCAGCTGTATGAGCAGACCAATGACAAGGAGAATACCGCATTTACGCTGATCAACCTGGCGGGGCTATATCCTCATGCCCCCACCACACTCCCTACGCTCCGGAAAGCACTGCGCCTCGCCGAAGAAGCCGGTTCCCTGCAGAACCAAAGCCTTGCCTGGGAAACCATGAGCAAGACCTATGAAAGGTCCGGCCGGCATGCCGCCGCGCTGGATGCCTACCGCCGGCACATTCTGCTGCGGGACAGCATCTACAACTCCGCCAAAACGAAAGAGGTCGCCAGGCAGCAGATACAGTTCGAATTTGAAAAGAAAGAAGCCCTGCTGAAAGCCGCGCATGAAAAGGACAATGCCCTGGCGCAGGCAGAGATAGAACGCAGGAAAGCCATAGAGGTCGCCATCATGGCAGGCGCCATCATTCTGCTGGCCGCATCCGCCGCCGGTTACGCGCTTTTCCGGAAAAAGAGGAACGCGGAATTCCGTGCAAAGATCGCCGATACGGAAATGAAAGCGCTGCGCGCACAAATGAACCCGCATTTCATTTTCAACTCCCTCAACGCCATCAGCAATTTTATTGACCGGAACGAACCGCAGCTGGCGGATGATTATCTCATGCGGTTCTCGAAGCTGGTACGGATGATCCTCGAAAATTCCGGGTTGAAAGAAATATCTTTAACGGACGATCTGCAGGCGCTGCAGCTGTACCTGGAACTGGAAGCCCTGCGGCTGAAAGACCGCTTTACCTACGAGGTGAAGGTAGATGAGGCCGTTGACCCGGACAACACGCTGGTGCCCCCGCTGATATTGCAACCCTTTGTGGAAAACAGCATCTGGCACGGCGTATCCAAACGGGAAAACGGCGGCAGAATACTGATCGATATCCGTCAACATGACGGAAAACTCCGCTGCCGGATAGCGGATAATGGCCCGGGAAGGAATAGCGGCAAGCCGGCGGAAGCCGGTAAAAGATCGCTCGGCACGCACATCACGCAATCCAGGATCGATATTCTGAATGCGCAGCAGAACGGCGGGGCGGACATCACCTTTACCGATATGCCGCAAGGCCTGCAGGTTACCGTCAGCCTCCCGCTGATGCTTAAATTTTAA
- a CDS encoding LytTR family DNA-binding domain-containing protein: MINAIIIDDEAHCIERLERLLRENCDDTVRLLGSCTTFETGEEAIARLKPELIFLDIQLHDKSGFDLLQKIDLTQARVIFTTAFEQYAITAFKFSATDYLLKPVDREELIRSVQKAGDSMERQQAAMKYEALLHNLKPGAETAKKICLPTAQGVDFVLTSDIIRCQSSGNYTVFFLNNGQKITVARTLKEYESLLEAHQFFRVHHSHLVNLAYVKKYHRGKGGYVVLADDTEIEVSVRRREAFLERIAM, encoded by the coding sequence ATGATCAACGCGATAATCATAGACGATGAAGCACACTGTATCGAAAGGCTGGAACGCCTGCTAAGGGAAAACTGTGACGATACAGTAAGGTTGCTGGGAAGCTGCACGACCTTTGAAACAGGAGAAGAAGCCATTGCCCGGCTTAAACCGGAACTGATCTTCCTCGACATCCAGCTGCACGACAAAAGCGGCTTCGATCTCCTGCAAAAGATCGACCTAACGCAGGCGCGCGTGATCTTCACGACCGCATTCGAGCAATATGCCATTACCGCATTCAAATTCAGCGCAACAGATTATCTGCTGAAACCGGTGGACAGAGAAGAGCTGATCCGCAGCGTACAAAAAGCCGGCGACAGCATGGAACGGCAACAAGCCGCCATGAAATACGAAGCGCTGCTGCACAACCTGAAACCCGGAGCCGAGACGGCAAAGAAGATATGCCTGCCCACAGCGCAGGGGGTGGACTTTGTGCTCACCAGCGACATCATCCGTTGCCAGTCCAGCGGCAACTACACCGTTTTCTTCCTGAACAACGGCCAGAAGATCACCGTAGCCAGAACGCTGAAGGAATATGAATCCCTGCTGGAAGCGCATCAGTTTTTCCGGGTGCATCACTCCCATCTCGTCAATCTCGCCTATGTGAAGAAATACCACCGGGGGAAAGGCGGGTATGTGGTGCTGGCGGATGATACGGAGATTGAAGTGTCTGTGCGGCGGAGGGAGGCGTTTTTGGAGCGGATTGCGATGTAG
- a CDS encoding transporter substrate-binding domain-containing protein: MNTLIFKLVKTASFNRLRCLFMLLLIHCPGFLSAQQPDTTSPLKVGVYVSPPFVMKTEQGFTGMSIELWETMADDLHLAYRYEMVPTFRELVQRTAKGGFDIAVTNLTITQNRAKQIDFTQPWYDAGLRIMIDKDRKTGISDVIAGLSDAGHLKAYAWLALVILLATILLTLFDRRFDESYPRRWREGLAESFYQVMSVATSGNAGRKNLFGWRGRIFSAFWLVCGVAVLAYITSSVTSVMTTLSLTNQINSLADLSEKTVGVFAGSTSEEYARSKGLEIRSYNNIDDAVSALHQQKIAAIIGDAPVLEYYEHTHVESPVAVVGPIFSPDKYGFGLTLHSSLSDRLTIELLGAHERGLIASLRRKYFGER, translated from the coding sequence ATGAACACTCTGATTTTCAAACTGGTAAAAACAGCCTCCTTCAACAGGTTACGGTGTCTGTTCATGCTGTTGCTGATACATTGCCCCGGCTTTTTGTCAGCGCAGCAACCCGATACAACATCTCCTCTTAAAGTAGGCGTTTATGTAAGCCCGCCTTTTGTGATGAAGACGGAGCAGGGGTTTACCGGCATGTCTATAGAGCTTTGGGAGACGATGGCCGATGACCTCCATCTGGCATACCGTTATGAAATGGTGCCTACTTTCCGGGAGCTCGTGCAGCGCACCGCGAAAGGCGGGTTTGATATAGCCGTTACGAACCTCACGATCACGCAGAACCGGGCTAAACAGATAGATTTCACGCAACCCTGGTATGATGCAGGGCTTAGGATCATGATAGATAAAGACCGGAAAACCGGCATTTCCGATGTTATTGCCGGCTTGTCCGATGCCGGGCACCTGAAAGCATACGCCTGGCTGGCACTGGTTATTCTTCTGGCAACAATTCTCCTCACATTATTTGACCGCAGATTTGACGAAAGCTATCCCAGACGATGGCGGGAAGGCCTTGCTGAAAGCTTTTACCAGGTAATGTCTGTCGCCACCTCGGGGAATGCCGGCAGAAAGAACCTTTTCGGCTGGCGGGGGCGTATTTTCTCCGCTTTTTGGCTGGTATGCGGAGTAGCCGTTCTGGCGTATATCACCTCCTCTGTTACCAGTGTTATGACCACGCTGTCTTTAACTAATCAGATCAACAGCCTCGCCGACCTCTCCGAGAAAACAGTCGGGGTTTTCGCAGGGAGCACTTCCGAGGAATACGCACGTTCCAAAGGGCTGGAGATCCGCTCCTACAACAATATCGATGATGCAGTAAGCGCTTTGCACCAGCAAAAGATAGCTGCTATCATCGGGGATGCACCCGTACTGGAATATTATGAGCACACACATGTGGAATCTCCTGTTGCAGTGGTAGGCCCTATTTTCAGTCCGGATAAATACGGATTCGGACTCACCCTTCACAGCAGCCTTTCCGACCGCTTGACCATAGAGCTTTTGGGCGCTCATGAACGTGGGTTGATAGCCAGTTTGCGCAGAAAGTATTTTGGAGAAAGGTGA
- a CDS encoding glycoside hydrolase family 140 protein — MRKSLLLFFALFHAATLSAQLQVSDNQRYLLYNGRPFFWLGDTAWELFHRLTLDETDHYLKHRSEQGFTVIQAVILAEFDGLHTPNAHGALPLTGDDPARPDEAYFKHVDEVIAKAAKYGLVIGLLPTWGDKVWKAGWGKGPEIFNPSNAKTYGKWLGKRYGQTKNIVWIIGGDRNPQNKQHEDIWRQMAAGILEGAGSNVKPVMTFHPQPTPLGSATWFHNDAWLSFNMFQNGHCRNAAVYDRIQAVYHKTPVKPVLDGEPLYEDHPVCFNAKDLGTSNAYDVRMYAYLDLFAGAFGHTYGCHDIWQFFAPGREAVNDPHVPWQQAMDLPGARQMAFVRKLMEAGPILERVPDQSVIVENGLPAADRIQATRGKDYLYVYACTGRPFTVNMGRISGSMLQSGWYNPRDGVFKPAGKVKNEGKLKFSPPSSGYGQDWVLVLQDDKRRIAL, encoded by the coding sequence ATGCGCAAATCCCTTCTGCTCTTCTTTGCCCTTTTCCATGCCGCTACGCTATCCGCTCAGTTACAGGTCAGCGATAACCAGCGCTACCTGCTGTATAACGGCCGCCCCTTCTTCTGGCTGGGCGATACGGCCTGGGAGCTCTTTCACCGCCTCACGCTGGATGAAACGGACCATTACCTGAAACATCGTTCGGAACAGGGCTTTACCGTGATACAGGCGGTTATCCTCGCGGAGTTCGATGGATTGCATACTCCCAACGCCCACGGCGCCCTGCCGCTGACCGGTGATGATCCGGCCCGCCCGGATGAAGCCTATTTCAAACATGTGGATGAAGTGATCGCAAAAGCAGCGAAATACGGCCTGGTGATCGGGCTATTACCCACCTGGGGCGACAAAGTATGGAAAGCTGGATGGGGCAAAGGACCGGAGATATTCAACCCCTCCAACGCCAAAACGTACGGCAAATGGCTGGGTAAACGTTACGGGCAAACGAAAAACATCGTATGGATCATCGGCGGTGACCGCAACCCGCAAAACAAACAGCATGAAGATATCTGGCGGCAAATGGCCGCGGGCATCCTCGAAGGCGCGGGCAGCAACGTAAAGCCGGTCATGACCTTTCACCCGCAACCCACCCCGCTTGGCTCCGCCACCTGGTTCCACAACGATGCCTGGCTGAGCTTCAACATGTTCCAGAACGGGCATTGCCGGAATGCGGCGGTGTACGACAGGATACAGGCGGTCTACCATAAAACGCCCGTTAAACCGGTGCTGGACGGGGAGCCGCTGTATGAAGACCATCCCGTTTGCTTCAACGCGAAAGACCTTGGTACATCAAACGCCTATGACGTAAGGATGTATGCGTACCTCGACCTGTTTGCCGGCGCTTTCGGACACACTTACGGCTGCCACGATATCTGGCAGTTCTTTGCCCCCGGCCGCGAAGCGGTCAATGATCCGCATGTGCCCTGGCAACAGGCGATGGACCTGCCCGGCGCCAGGCAAATGGCCTTCGTGCGGAAATTGATGGAAGCTGGTCCCATCCTGGAAAGGGTGCCGGACCAGTCCGTTATTGTGGAGAACGGCCTCCCGGCAGCCGACCGCATACAGGCCACCCGCGGAAAAGATTACCTCTATGTGTACGCCTGCACCGGCAGACCGTTCACCGTTAACATGGGCAGGATCAGCGGCAGCATGCTCCAGTCCGGATGGTACAACCCCCGCGATGGCGTTTTCAAACCTGCCGGAAAGGTAAAGAACGAAGGAAAGCTGAAATTCTCGCCGCCGTCTTCCGGGTATGGGCAGGACTGGGTTTTAGTACTGCAGGATGACAAGCGCAGGATCGCGCTGTAG
- a CDS encoding PepSY domain-containing protein has translation MGFLRSLRLQWARHQQRWFGKWHVYLGIIAGAIVAFVGVTGSILVFQDEIDRALNPELFYIMEQEKKMSFDEIIPVIHRRYPDLSFNYIMSDLEERPNRAYQLFNFATEDEYFINPYTGELSGKRLHESSFIHIVTELHRTLLIPAAGRYIVGLATLCLLILTISGLRLWIPQKWKQLKDVLTVKFSAGLKRQNYDWHNVLGFYSAPVVSLLSLTGICFTFSAPVIALLFMLDGRSPQGVAQLLGAKSAYTENANPLPLENIMEIGQQAMPDGRIGGISLPADSLGSYRLDMLGKNPPKNGKREMLIIDQYTGKVLLNSRLDFPESGDAYLGWLAALHYGSFGGRPTQILALIGGLMPLILFVTGFIIWWPRYRKQRRNGKSRPDAPPVPRRLANNQAAVPQQALPAFMANLKKGFRYALWVLLITALMGALYGLISGIIIPPAVFAVIYTAVFVILNFVVALAVWVFNLLFLVPFRKGSRGINRYFALSLSFTIVFLASYLLLMNTGMQIF, from the coding sequence ATGGGCTTTCTACGATCACTCCGCCTGCAATGGGCAAGACACCAGCAACGCTGGTTCGGGAAATGGCATGTGTACCTCGGCATCATCGCCGGCGCCATCGTGGCGTTTGTAGGCGTTACGGGCAGTATCCTCGTCTTCCAGGATGAAATAGACCGGGCATTGAACCCGGAACTGTTCTATATCATGGAACAGGAAAAGAAAATGTCTTTCGACGAGATCATTCCCGTCATCCACCGCCGGTACCCTGATCTGTCATTCAATTACATCATGAGCGATCTGGAAGAGCGGCCCAACCGCGCGTACCAGCTGTTCAACTTCGCTACGGAAGACGAATATTTCATCAACCCCTACACCGGCGAGCTGAGCGGAAAACGGCTGCATGAAAGCTCCTTTATCCATATTGTAACGGAATTGCACCGCACTTTGCTGATACCGGCTGCGGGAAGGTACATCGTTGGCCTGGCCACGCTTTGCCTGCTGATCCTGACCATCAGCGGCCTTCGCTTGTGGATCCCGCAAAAATGGAAGCAGCTGAAAGATGTGTTGACCGTGAAGTTCAGCGCCGGGCTGAAGCGGCAGAATTACGACTGGCACAATGTGCTGGGCTTTTATTCCGCGCCGGTGGTCAGCCTCCTGTCTTTAACTGGCATCTGTTTTACTTTCTCGGCCCCGGTGATCGCCTTGCTTTTTATGCTGGATGGCCGTTCCCCGCAGGGCGTGGCACAACTGCTGGGCGCAAAGTCCGCATACACGGAAAATGCAAATCCCCTGCCGCTTGAAAATATCATGGAGATCGGCCAACAGGCCATGCCGGACGGCAGGATCGGCGGAATAAGCCTTCCGGCGGACAGTCTCGGCAGCTACCGGCTGGATATGCTGGGTAAAAATCCCCCGAAAAACGGCAAACGGGAAATGCTCATCATCGATCAGTACACCGGTAAAGTGCTGCTGAACAGCCGGCTCGACTTCCCGGAATCCGGGGACGCTTACCTCGGCTGGCTGGCAGCCCTTCACTACGGCAGCTTTGGCGGAAGGCCTACGCAGATACTCGCCCTGATAGGAGGGCTGATGCCGCTGATATTATTTGTCACCGGGTTCATTATCTGGTGGCCGCGTTACCGGAAACAGCGCCGCAATGGCAAGTCCCGCCCCGATGCACCGCCCGTTCCCCGGCGGCTCGCTAACAACCAGGCTGCGGTTCCGCAGCAGGCCTTGCCGGCCTTTATGGCCAACCTGAAAAAAGGTTTCCGCTATGCGTTATGGGTTTTGCTCATCACCGCGCTGATGGGGGCTTTATATGGATTGATCTCCGGCATCATCATACCGCCTGCGGTATTCGCCGTGATCTACACCGCCGTATTTGTTATCCTCAACTTCGTTGTGGCATTGGCGGTATGGGTGTTCAACCTGCTTTTCCTGGTGCCTTTCCGGAAGGGAAGCCGCGGTATCAACCGGTATTTCGCACTGTCCTTATCCTTCACCATCGTATTCCTGGCCAGCTATCTGCTGCTGATGAATACGGGCATGCAGATCTTTTAA
- a CDS encoding glycoside hydrolase family 9 protein codes for MRTSRFFSILLLAPISFLQAQSPSGDIRLNQAGFYPAAPKMAVVTGQTFMVRRAGDMAVVFRGAAGAAQRSAYSGRESRVADFSALQDTGSFVLEVPGAGTSGVFVIRPAVHAPLVVAALKGFYYQRTATELTKAYAGPWSRPAGHPDTAVLVHPSAAGPKRVSGTVISSPGGWYDAGDYNKYIVNCGITMGTLLSLYEDHPAYCRQLRTGIPESGNALPDLLDEILFNLRWMLTMQDPDDGGVYHKLTNAAFDGTVMPHEARKPRYVVQKSTAAALDFAAVTAQAARVFASFPDELPGLADSCVQAAERAWQWAVQHPEIYYDQQKINRHSDPDISTGGYGDRNVRDEFAWAGAELFITTKKEQYRPEMPMPLQIPTWSQVRWLGCYRVLRSGYATDSLKRELEQWAGDRVKQAAQNPYRTVMGASARDFVWGSNAVAANQGIALLYAYRISGNKSYLHHALANLDYLLGRNATGYSFVTGIGTRTPMHPHHRPSQADGITAPVPGLLAGGPNPGRQDGCKYPSAAADEAYTDDDCSYASNEIAINWNAPLVYLAAALEALEEEF; via the coding sequence ATGCGGACTTCCCGTTTCTTTTCCATCCTGTTGCTGGCGCCAATATCATTCCTGCAAGCGCAGTCCCCTTCCGGCGATATCCGGCTGAACCAGGCAGGCTTTTATCCCGCTGCACCGAAGATGGCAGTGGTAACAGGGCAAACTTTCATGGTTCGCCGGGCAGGGGATATGGCCGTGGTGTTCCGGGGAGCAGCCGGCGCGGCGCAGCGCTCCGCTTATTCCGGCAGGGAGAGCCGGGTGGCGGATTTTTCAGCCTTGCAGGATACCGGTTCCTTTGTGCTGGAGGTGCCGGGTGCGGGTACTTCCGGCGTGTTCGTGATCCGTCCGGCAGTGCATGCTCCCCTGGTCGTAGCGGCGCTGAAAGGGTTCTATTATCAGCGTACGGCCACGGAGCTGACAAAGGCGTACGCCGGGCCGTGGAGCCGGCCGGCGGGGCATCCGGACACGGCAGTGCTGGTGCATCCCTCCGCCGCAGGGCCCAAACGTGTATCCGGCACCGTGATCTCTTCTCCCGGCGGCTGGTACGATGCCGGGGATTACAATAAATACATCGTCAACTGCGGGATCACCATGGGTACGCTGTTATCACTATACGAAGATCATCCGGCCTATTGCAGGCAGCTGCGTACCGGCATCCCGGAAAGCGGGAACGCCTTGCCCGACCTGCTGGACGAGATACTGTTCAATCTCCGGTGGATGCTGACGATGCAGGACCCCGATGATGGTGGTGTTTATCACAAGCTGACCAATGCCGCATTCGATGGGACGGTGATGCCGCATGAGGCGCGAAAACCCAGGTATGTCGTGCAGAAAAGTACTGCCGCGGCGCTGGATTTTGCGGCCGTGACGGCGCAGGCGGCGAGAGTGTTCGCATCCTTCCCCGATGAGCTCCCCGGCCTGGCAGACTCCTGCGTGCAAGCCGCGGAGCGGGCCTGGCAATGGGCTGTTCAACATCCTGAAATCTATTATGACCAGCAAAAGATCAATCGGCATTCCGATCCCGATATCAGCACAGGCGGGTATGGCGATAGGAATGTCCGTGACGAGTTCGCCTGGGCCGGAGCGGAATTGTTCATCACCACAAAAAAGGAGCAATACCGGCCGGAGATGCCAATGCCTTTGCAAATACCCACATGGTCACAGGTACGTTGGCTGGGCTGCTACAGGGTGTTGCGCTCCGGATATGCAACGGATAGCCTGAAGCGGGAGCTGGAACAGTGGGCAGGGGACCGGGTAAAGCAGGCGGCGCAAAACCCTTACCGGACAGTAATGGGCGCTTCGGCGCGGGACTTCGTCTGGGGCAGTAATGCGGTGGCCGCTAACCAGGGCATTGCCTTGTTGTATGCTTACCGGATCTCGGGCAACAAATCATACCTGCATCACGCGCTCGCTAACCTGGATTATCTCCTGGGCCGTAATGCTACCGGGTATTCCTTCGTGACCGGCATCGGTACAAGAACGCCCATGCATCCGCATCACCGCCCCTCCCAGGCAGACGGCATTACAGCACCCGTACCGGGATTGCTGGCCGGCGGCCCCAACCCCGGGCGGCAGGATGGCTGCAAATATCCATCCGCCGCGGCGGACGAAGCCTATACAGATGATGATTGCTCCTATGCCTCCAACGAGATCGCCATCAACTGGAACGCGCCGCTGGTGTACCTCGCAGCGGCGCTGGAAGCCTTGGAGGAAGAGTTTTAA
- a CDS encoding NYN domain-containing protein, protein MENTDLRLAVLIDAENVPPAKVKAMLEEIAKYGTPTFKRIYGDWTQPRVAGWKSTLLPHAITPIQQYSYTSGKNSTDSAMIIDAMDILYSGKVDGFCIVSSDSDFTRLATRLREAGMRVFGMGEKKTPVSFIAACDKFIYIEILENDEPVTKRTITVSRKKSAVVTTPPEPVAQERPKPMSTVTPGLVRLIADSINDIANEDGWVFLGVLGGLILKKQPDFDPRNYGFKKLSLLIKSMPQFETQERVSGKDNEQQSVYVRVKPSATRSRR, encoded by the coding sequence ATGGAAAATACAGACCTTAGACTGGCTGTGCTGATCGATGCCGAGAATGTTCCCCCGGCAAAAGTCAAAGCCATGCTGGAAGAAATAGCCAAATACGGCACCCCTACTTTCAAGCGTATTTATGGCGACTGGACGCAGCCCAGGGTAGCCGGCTGGAAATCTACCCTCCTGCCGCATGCCATCACGCCCATTCAGCAGTACAGCTATACCTCCGGTAAAAACTCAACGGATTCCGCCATGATCATTGATGCCATGGACATCCTCTATTCAGGGAAAGTGGACGGCTTTTGCATCGTATCGAGCGACAGCGATTTCACCCGCCTCGCCACCCGTCTCCGGGAAGCCGGCATGCGGGTGTTCGGCATGGGAGAGAAAAAAACGCCGGTTTCTTTCATCGCGGCATGCGACAAGTTCATTTACATCGAGATACTGGAAAACGATGAACCGGTCACCAAACGCACCATAACCGTATCCCGGAAAAAATCAGCCGTAGTGACCACCCCGCCGGAGCCCGTAGCGCAGGAACGCCCCAAACCCATGTCTACCGTCACACCCGGACTGGTCAGACTGATCGCGGACAGCATCAACGATATTGCCAATGAGGACGGCTGGGTATTCCTGGGCGTATTGGGTGGCCTTATCCTTAAAAAACAGCCGGACTTCGACCCCCGGAACTACGGTTTTAAAAAACTGTCGCTCCTGATCAAAAGCATGCCGCAGTTCGAAACCCAGGAACGCGTTTCGGGGAAAGACAACGAACAGCAGTCGGTGTACGTCCGCGTCAAACCCTCCGCCACCAGGTCCCGGCGCTGA
- a CDS encoding Hsp20/alpha crystallin family protein encodes MSALSLWRKSAFTPSLLDELFPWFNDENLPARTMTVPAVNITEENGQYKLSMAAPGLQKEDFSIDVDDTVLTISASKEEEKKDEKKENGYTRKEYSYHSFSRSFTLPDSIQKDKIEASYKDGVLELKMPKVAAKASNGTKKISID; translated from the coding sequence ATGTCTGCATTATCATTATGGAGAAAATCCGCATTTACCCCTTCACTGCTCGATGAACTGTTCCCCTGGTTCAATGACGAGAACCTTCCCGCCAGAACCATGACCGTTCCCGCTGTGAACATTACGGAAGAAAACGGGCAGTACAAACTGTCCATGGCAGCCCCCGGTCTGCAGAAAGAAGATTTCAGCATCGATGTGGATGACACCGTGCTTACCATCAGTGCCAGCAAGGAAGAAGAGAAAAAGGACGAAAAAAAGGAAAATGGTTACACCCGCAAAGAGTACAGCTATCATTCATTCTCCAGGAGCTTTACATTACCTGATTCCATCCAGAAAGACAAGATCGAAGCCAGCTACAAAGATGGCGTACTGGAGTTGAAGATGCCCAAAGTGGCGGCAAAGGCCAGCAACGGCACAAAGAAAATAAGCATAGATTAA